cttgaaaaCTACTCCCCACCGACGCTACCTAGATTACCACTGTTGGTGCCCCCGTTCAAACTGAAAGGATTCAATCAAATCTTATCAGTCATTCAAGTATTTAGTTGCCTTTTAGTCACTTTTGTTTCAAGGTAATCCAGCTGTACAACTACACTGTCTTTTCGGTGCTCCCTCCGTCCCTTAATACATTTTCATTTTGACTTTTTACACTGTTCACGGTAAACGATCGACTACTAATTTACATCTAATCTATAAAAACAAATATAATCATGAGTAATCTTGTTGGATTCGTATTCAGCAAATATAATCATGAGTGCtcttgttggattcgtatttatgaatactttaatacagtgaaatttttatatttaatacttttacaaaattaaagatattaacaatcaaaagtgtgcattgacaaacgtgtTCAACACAAATGTGAAACGTTTTTAAGGACAGAGGGAGTATAATTTATAggattataaataatattccctcCATTCATTAGGATGTTTACGTCAATTTTCGACACGTTTTTTAATACTCggttaaagtatagtttcatatttttttttttaaattttgttttaaataaaagttttatatttaaatttttattaaaaaaattgaaaaaacattatgaaactatactttatagaaaTCTCGAAATACGTGTCGAATAGTAACGTAAACATCTCAGTACGACGGAGGGAGTATGTATTTTCAAAAATTACCGAGTACAACTACACCGTCTTTTGATTATAAGTAATTGAGTATATCATTATAATCATGTAACATACACGTGACTTATCGGCTATTCCATTTTTATGAGCGTGTTCGGAAGTCATGGCTCTCAAaacaaaataacttattaaatcaaattaaaaatttGACCAAATCAAATAACAAAATCAAATAACTAATATCGGTCTTTGGTAGTTAGAAAAATTAAACAGGTTTAGATCCAATaagttaattttaaaaaatctacTTAAAAAGGATATTTCTCAGTTAAATGATCGACAATGTATCTAGTAAAAATACAAATTGTTATTTCAAGCAACTATATCAAACAATTTGTTTGAAACACCTAAATTTAATCAGTTAGACAACAGCTCATCTCTAAACTAAGTGTTGAGTAACCGGTttatctaaaaccttaaggtgttagagaaATGACCCAATAAGATCATATATTgaacactccccctcactcgaaagtCCATTTATAAGTCGAAGAATGGAAcacctaagctctgataccatgttgagtaatCAGTTCATCTAAAATCTTAAGATATTAGAGTAAgaccccaataggatcatatatttaacaataAGTCCCATATCTTATGAACAGGTCCCATATCTTATTAAAAAAGACCCTGAATTATGAACAAACTTCGACTAATGCAAAACTCCAGCTATATATGGCCATGAACATGCAAGTTGACAATGCAACAATTTTCCAATGGCGGCGCCCCCACCATTATCAAAAATGGGCATTATTTGTCCACATAATACTACATTATTACTACTAGTTTAGTTTACTACAACTTGTTTAGCCAGCTAGTGCTTCTTTTTTGTATTTGTAAAACGCACTACAGAATCACGTCACCAATGCATGCAACACTACAGAATCACGTCACCAATGCATGCAATTAAACTCCTAATCTTTGCAATAATTTacaattaatcaaataatcaattcATCAATATAAGTTTAATGCGCCTAATCTACATAATTTTTTTCCGACAATATGCTTATATGCTTTATAATTCAGTATCCCACAAATTTAACGAGAATCAAACCTAAAAAACGTGATTCGATATGTTTACTTCACCGTCACCATTTCAATAAAAAATGTAAAATTCGAGCCAAATCAAATGCACCAATTTAgccaaaaagaaaaagaaaaaaaaggcaAACTAATCACACCTAGcttgaatcaaaatcaaaatcatCCGACGGTCCATTTCCAGATCTTGATCCTCAAATCAACCTTACACTTTGCATTCGCCGTCGCAGCCACCGACGGCGACTTTCCGGTCGGCAAATTCGCTTTAATTCTGCTACAATTCACTCTAATCCCTACCTTCTTACTCTTCATTCCCCCAATCTTCACTTTAACCTTCGTATCTAACTCAATTTGTAACGGCAAGCTTTTCTTCCCCTTTAATACGGCTCCGTCAACGCTCTCGCCTCCGCTACTCGCCGTCGCTCTCAGCACCGTCGTGTTCTTCCCGCCGTGACTAAACGCCGGGAACTCACCAGTACCTAAATTAACCTCATTAGAAGTAATGATCACTTTAATTGGATTGTAGATGAATGTTATCTTTTTGTTAGGGTTACGAGAAGTAACGATTAGCGTGATTTTGGAAGTGATATGCGAAGATTTTGATAAATTGAATTCGTTGATTTTGAGTGAGGTTAGAGTGTAGGAAGGGCGGTGGGGGCGGTAGAGGAGGTACAGAACGCCGGCGGTGGCGGCGGCGAGGACGATGAGTATGATTAAGACGAGAGTTGTCCAGAGGAAGCAGGAGCAGCAGAAGCTTCGGCGGCGACGGTCATGGTACGGTTGGGGACGGTAGGCGGGACGGTTGGCGTTGTAGATTTGTGCTTTTGTTGCCGGAAATTGTGGATTGGCGGTGGTGGTTTTGGTGGCGACGCCGTTGGTGGTGGTGGAGGGCTTTGAGGGGAATACTCTCTCAGTCATTGTTGATTTGATTAAATTTGTGTATAGTTTGTGTTTAAATAGTAAGTTGCGCGAGAGAGATCGAGAGAGATTTGGGAGAGAGACTTTATAACAGCAACATGTTAACTCAACGCGGTTCTTTAAACTGAGTGCTTGCTTTACAAGGAAACGAAACACTGTTTGCCAGCTTTGTTTCCTTTGATTTTATTTTCATTTGTTTTCTGCTTTTAATTAATGGTGATTAGCTACTGATTAGATGAAATTACTACTACATCTTACATAAATCGAgaataatatttttctttttcttctatATAAAAAGAATGTTTTAAGGATAGGCTCGAGCCAGGAATATAGTGATGGATCTTTTATTTAAGTTGATTTTTCCAAAAATATTATATTCCTAAATATATGGAATATCTCATATTATACATTCAAGATAACATTTAAATTGATTTTCTCGTTGACCGTATTTGACCCTtagaaatttgaataaaaattaGCGGATGGAGTTAAATGAGATATTTGACCAGAGGATAAATTAAATTAGTGCCTGACAATTGCATCAGTAATATTAAGCATGGTTATAGAAATCAGTCGAATTTTTACAAAGCACATATAAATCAGTTAAAAATATTGTATGACTTGATTAATTTTTGATAAATTACCGAAAAATcaattgaatttttaaaaatcagCCGATAAATCATAAATCATATCTGAACTGAATAGTTTCGACTTTCGAAACTTGTAAAAAACAAGTACTAACTTTGAAAGTTGCGAATGAAATAAAATGGTTACCTAAAGCAAAGTGATTAGGTAGATTATTACTTGCATGATTAAGTGATAATCAACTACTACTAATCAACTGATCCTATTAATGTTGCCAACTTGCCACTTCATCTGACCTGAGGATGCTTTGGAATTTCTCCTCATCATTAGTTTCCAAAACATGGAAACAGTTGTTAGCCTCCTATACGTTGTCGTTATGTATCATTTACGACTGTGTTCTTACTAACAACCCAATTAACATAGTATTATTCTAATCAGCTCAAATTAAGTTAAGATGGTTTAAACGTGGATACCTTAACTGGTTAAGAGTTTATCTCTGTTGTCTCAAGTCCTGGGTGCGATGCTCATTCCGAGAATTTATGAGAATAGATACTCAATTATAAAAAAGTTAATATAGTTTGCAGGTTAATATTAAGAAAACATTTTatcaaaaattaatatttaagaaaaCATTTTTATATACTTTAAGAGAACTCTGTTTAACAATATTTTATCACAATTTGATGATAACTAAAAAATAATAACGAAACGAATATTGTCCAACTGTCATGTCGTTTTTAAAAGTTTGAATTTTGGGCTTGCTATTAGTTGAAAGACTGGTAACACTTATTGGGCCTGTCCATGTTAGTGACATAACCAAAACCAAGGGCCCGTTTAAGGGAATgttaatataataaaaaataaataaatacttcaaataaaaaaaataatgtaGGTTGAATAAATGCAGAATGAAATATGTAAGAGGCGAAGCCCACCACTGATAAAAAGATTGACAAAAGTCGCAAGCATGAAAAGCATTGAACCAAGACAAACACTAAAAAACAACCCAACCAAACACTTACCACCGACACTTGTAAATACTACTGCTGCTGCTCCGTATTCACCGACCCGATCTCTCGTTTCGAAATAACTGTCCATCTAATTTCGGCATGAATTTTAAGTTACGAAAAAGGTGATCTATATGggttattattttaattttgtttatatatgttacttttttaattttatttttctacTATAAAGTTTAAAATTTAGACTTTTATTCGAAagataaaattataaaaaatgcgcgaatgaatttttttatattttaaaatacatGTCAAAAATATAAACAACGCTTATTTAGAAACCGTGAATAAATAGAATTTTATTTTATGAGCGTAATGAGCTCATAACGAGATGTCGAGTTCACTCGAGAGTTTATATATAAGATTTTTGTAATCGTACCGAATAATACTCTATTCCCGACTTTTAAAAAGGATAGACATGTGAAGGataaaatgaatataaaatttgtgttcggcaatattttgaaaaaaatgaaagcatgtaaaaataaaaattaaaaaatagaaaatataTGGGAAATGTTACTTCCAAATCTGTTTTTAATTTTCAGAGCAAATGAAGCATGAAAAGACAAAACTGGCCCCATGCATATACAATAACAGTAAAAAAAATGTGAGGGATAATTTCGTTTTTTCATACATTTTCAattctgaaaataaaaaaattgctCTGTAAATAACATTTTCGAAAATATATTTAAGAATGTGTCACTGTCGGTGCAGACTTATAGATCCGCCAGCCCGCTTGGCTAATTAATTGGACATTCAGCAACTGCAAAATGCTAGTAATATATCGTCTGTCGaatgttattattattaatctTACATTAGCTTTAAGTATGGATATTACTCTCGGACGGTGTTCACTTCGGACTTATTCTCGAGTTTTTTAATAGGAAGTAAGGAAGTAATTataagataaaatatttttatccAATTTTTAAATTGAAAGTTTTGGAGTGTAACATTGTTAAATTTGCATCCATTAACATTTATTTTCGCTTCTTTTTAAAACTCGGGAGTATAATTACGGAAGGAAGTAAAACTACTTTATTTAACCTCTCCTTACTTTCCGTACTTTTTTAAACCCGGGAGCGTGTTTCAGCATTGTAAAGGTTTAAAGATTCACTACTTCATTTCAGAACTAATTAATCAAAATGTAATTATAAATTCAACTACAATGATGATGAACATAATCATTTAGACATGTAATTATGTTCCTCAAACTAACAAAAAAGAGAAGGTTGTTCTGAAAACGGAATCAGAATTTTAAAATAACGAAGATTTAAATAAAATATCACTCTTtaccaatttttaaatattagccgagatttaataaaatataatttttaaatagaaataatttttttataatctAGTTTAGCCTTTCTTTATTCCGCCCAACAAAAAATATAATTGGGATTTTCTATGGTGTGTCCAATGACACACAATAGTCACTAACTCTCATAGAAATGAGTTCTTCTTTTCTTATTGGTGGTTGAATAATAAATGTTAATGGCTCCTGCATTTACGTTAATTCCAGCAATAAAAAGAGTTCATTTAATAGGTAGATAAAGTAGTTGATGCATCATCTTTGCATAATCCAGTTAGATCTGGATGTAAACGTGTGACATCATGCTATTGGCTTTCTTGAGGATCTAATGACAAGTTTTTGTTTGATGTAGCCAATAAATTATACTTTGCATCATTAATATTAAACctttttgaaaaatattattttcagaATAAATTTTTTATTTCCAGAGAAAAAAAGATTGAAATGACAAAATTGCCCCTCTTGCATTCACAATAAAAAACCTGAAAAATATGAATATAAGGATAATTTGGTCTTTTTGCACGTTTTTTATATGAAAATAACATTTTCCACTTTTTTTTTATCTACTCTAACAAATCATATGCTTAAGAGACATTGGCCATGTTTGTCAATAACTTATAAGTTAGTTTATTACTTAAAAACTCGTAACAACTTATCGACGtaatttataagttgaatttacaattTATAAGTTGATAAACGACATATTATCAACGACCTTCTTTTttcaatttattataatttttttgcttttttatttatgtcagtttttaaaatatatatttgtaAATGTTTATCTAATATTAAATtcacgaattaagataattatattttaaagttatttattttagttcatttaagtaaaaaaattcagacttataaataaaattatccaCACTTAGGTAACTTATAAATATTTATGTACTTATCAATTATAAATCACTTGTTCATATAATATTTCCCAAACGGACACTAACAAAATAATGTACATTAACAAtattcatttaagtaaaaaaaattagCCAAGCTGGTATAGAACAAATATACCTAGCATACTATATATCATGGTATCATTCAGCATAAGCATAAACGAAATTTTTTGATGTGAATACACGAGACCCGTATTTTCGCTTATCACGACCATTAAAGAAATTGTTTTTACCGGACGATCCGCCATTTTTATTATGCCTATGTTCTGCTTAATGCTAATGTAATGATCAGACAAGAGAATTAAGCTAGTCATAAAATAATAGTCCAACTAAAGAAGCAAGTTACTTAATGCAAAGACTTATGTTTCAACAAACAAATCAAGCCCCATTGATTATTGTTGAAGAATATTTCCTTTATTCTCTCTCCCTACCAAACCACTTTCCAAAGTGATTACTGATACTTAGCTTTCTGTTACTAGTCATTTAAATGATGCTTGATTTGGATCACTTACACTGATCTTTAAATCACCCATTTGAACAAACAGTGTTTTCTCAGTACATTTTGGAGCTTTTCTTTAAGTAGAACTACAATGATTAGGCTTAGAAAGTTAGAGTACCTAATCAGTTTTTATGTTTGTCACCTCTATAATTTCTCTACATGACTTCAAGGACACTGTTTCTTGGATTTATATGTAAATTatttatgtttttgtgttttCTTTCCCATGCTTGTACTTAAATGAGCTGGCTGAGTGATTGAGATCAGAGATCTTGAGGTTCATTTTCTTGGTTTTTTGGTAAGGAGATGAAAATGCAGCAGCTCATTGTGAATTTGATCCCGGTTTTCGCAATTCTCTTTGGCTTGCCAGTTCTTGGATTTGCAGGTAATGGGCTTAAGTTCTTTCATAATTTAGTTTGTTTTGATCAATGTGATTGATTGTTTTGTTCAATGTGGGTTTTTTCTGAACTTAGATTTAAGGATCAGTTGAATGGGATCTGGGTTCTTAGTAGTTCTTGTTATGAATTATGATCAATACATAAATCATTGCATTCTTCTGGAATTACAGTTGCAATGTACTTTACTCAACAGTTTTGATCTCACTAGTTGCagaagatatataaattttaaatctTTTAAGTTGAGCTCAGTTTAGGTATACTTCTCCATTGTCAAATTAAGATTACAATAATACATTGTGCAAAGTTGTAACAGGTAATGATTCATGTTTGAAGTTTTTATCTTTCCTGAAAGTGGACAACATGGTGCTTTCAGGCTTTATAATTAGAATTATGAACTGACAATCTGACATTTAACTTGCACTCTGTTTCAGGCTTTAACATACCTTCATTGACAGCAGTTTCTGTGCTGAATCACTTGAGTATACCAACACCTCACAAATCCTCAGATGGAACTAGTGGATCAAGTCAATTTTCTCCGCGTAATGGTATAACTTCTTTCAAATACAAGCTGTTTTCTTTAAGCACAACTTCGTATCATTTTTAGTAACCAGACTGTGCCTGTTAGATACGTTTAAAAAGTTAATGACTTCGCGACAATGGTGTCTCTATGAAAGGGCTCCAAGGATTTAGGCCAGAAATAATGTAGATGCTAATTTCAGTAGCCTAAATTAAAGCACTCATTGCCGTCGATCTGGAGCTATATGTATTGATTGGTTACATTAGAGGcatttaaataaatttatgtgCTAATTATACATCGGGTTTGGTTTTGTAGCCCCCACCCGACACAACTTCAGGCCTTCCAAGAGTCCATCAGTTGCATCAGTTGCACCTGCTATACCACCTTTCCTTAAACACGCTGGGAAAATGGCACACTATTCTTCGCCTCCACCATTATTCTCATATTTTAGGCATCATCATGCAAGAAAGAAATTTAAAGATCTTATTACTAGACCATCTAATAGAGTTCATCCTCCTACAAGCAGCCAACAAGGTCAGTACTCAATCGAAGATCTATCTAATTTCATAGTAGTCATTGGCTAATTTTG
This DNA window, taken from Apium graveolens cultivar Ventura unplaced genomic scaffold, ASM990537v1 ctg4472, whole genome shotgun sequence, encodes the following:
- the LOC141701942 gene encoding NDR1/HIN1-like protein 6, translated to MTERVFPSKPSTTTNGVATKTTTANPQFPATKAQIYNANRPAYRPQPYHDRRRRSFCCSCFLWTTLVLIILIVLAAATAGVLYLLYRPHRPSYTLTSLKINEFNLSKSSHITSKITLIVTSRNPNKKITFIYNPIKVIITSNEVNLGTGEFPAFSHGGKNTTVLRATASSGGESVDGAVLKGKKSLPLQIELDTKVKVKIGGMKSKKVGIRVNCSRIKANLPTGKSPSVAATANAKCKVDLRIKIWKWTVG